A portion of the Pectobacterium brasiliense genome contains these proteins:
- the atpA gene encoding F0F1 ATP synthase subunit alpha, protein MQLNSTEISELIKQRIAQFNVVSEAHNEGTIVSVSDGIIRVHGLADVMQGEMISLPGNRYAIALNLERDSVGAVVMGPYADLAEGMKVKCTGRILEVPVGRGLLGRVVNTLGAPIDGKGALDHDGFSAVEAIAPGVIERQSVDEPVQTGYKSVDAMIPIGRGQRELIIGDRQTGKTALAIDAIINQRDSGIKCVYVAIGQKASTISNVVRKLEEHGALENTIVVVATASESAALQYLAPYAGCAMGEYFRDRGEDALIIYDDLSKQAVAYRQISLLLRRPPGREAYPGDVFYLHSRLLERASRVNADYVEAFTKGEVKGKTGSLTALPIIETQAGDVSAFVPTNVISITDGQIFLESNLFNAGIRPAVNPGISVSRVGGAAQTKIMKKLSGGIRTALAQYRELAAFSQFASDLDDATRKQLSHGQKVTELLKQKQYAPMSVAQQSLVLFAAERGYLEDVELSKVGSFEAALLAYADREHGELLQQIDQTGAYNDEIEGKFKGILDTFKATQSW, encoded by the coding sequence ATGCAACTGAATTCCACCGAAATCAGCGAACTGATCAAGCAGCGCATTGCTCAGTTCAATGTGGTGAGCGAAGCTCACAATGAAGGTACTATTGTTTCCGTCAGCGACGGAATCATCCGCGTCCACGGTCTGGCAGACGTGATGCAGGGAGAGATGATCTCTCTGCCGGGTAACCGTTATGCGATCGCATTGAACCTGGAGCGCGACTCTGTTGGTGCGGTAGTTATGGGGCCGTATGCGGATCTGGCCGAAGGCATGAAAGTCAAATGCACCGGCCGTATTCTTGAAGTTCCAGTTGGTCGCGGCCTGCTGGGTCGTGTGGTCAACACGCTGGGCGCACCGATTGACGGCAAAGGCGCACTGGATCACGACGGTTTCTCTGCGGTTGAAGCGATTGCGCCTGGCGTTATCGAACGTCAGTCCGTTGATGAGCCGGTACAAACGGGCTATAAGTCCGTTGACGCCATGATTCCAATCGGTCGTGGTCAGCGTGAGCTGATTATCGGTGACCGTCAGACGGGTAAAACCGCACTGGCCATCGACGCCATCATCAACCAGCGTGATTCCGGCATCAAATGTGTGTACGTCGCTATCGGCCAGAAAGCTTCCACGATTTCTAACGTGGTACGTAAACTGGAAGAGCACGGCGCACTGGAAAACACCATTGTTGTTGTTGCTACCGCGTCTGAATCTGCTGCTCTGCAATATCTGGCACCGTATGCCGGCTGTGCGATGGGCGAGTACTTCCGTGACCGCGGTGAAGATGCGCTGATTATTTATGATGACCTGTCTAAACAGGCCGTTGCTTATCGTCAGATTTCTCTGCTGCTCCGTCGTCCGCCAGGTCGTGAAGCTTATCCTGGTGACGTTTTCTATCTCCACTCCCGTTTGCTGGAGCGTGCATCGCGTGTTAACGCCGATTACGTTGAAGCATTCACCAAGGGTGAAGTGAAAGGGAAAACCGGTTCGTTGACCGCTCTGCCGATCATCGAAACGCAAGCGGGTGACGTTTCTGCGTTCGTTCCGACCAACGTAATTTCTATTACCGATGGTCAGATCTTCCTGGAATCCAACTTGTTTAACGCCGGTATTCGTCCTGCGGTTAACCCAGGGATCTCCGTATCCCGTGTGGGTGGTGCAGCACAGACCAAGATCATGAAGAAACTGTCCGGTGGTATTCGTACCGCACTGGCACAGTACCGTGAACTGGCAGCATTCTCTCAGTTTGCTTCCGATCTTGATGATGCAACCCGTAAGCAGTTGAGCCACGGTCAGAAAGTGACCGAGCTGTTGAAGCAGAAACAGTATGCGCCGATGTCTGTCGCACAGCAGTCTCTGGTTCTGTTTGCGGCGGAACGTGGTTATCTGGAAGATGTTGAGCTGTCGAAAGTCGGTAGCTTTGAAGCGGCTCTGTTGGCTTACGCTGACCGTGAGCATGGCGAACTTCTGCAACAAATCGACCAGACTGGCGCTTATAACGATGAGATCGAGGGCAAGTTTAAAGGCATCCTCGATACTTTTAAGGCAACCCAGTCCTGGTAA
- the atpD gene encoding F0F1 ATP synthase subunit beta → MATGKIIQVIGAVVDVEFPQDAVPKVYDALEVENGAEKLVLEVQQQLGGGIVRCIAMGSSDGLRRGLNVNNLDHPIEVPVGKATLGRIMNVLGDPIDMKGDIGEEERWAIHRSAPSYEELSNSQELLETGIKVIDLMCPFAKGGKVGLFGGAGVGKTVNMMELIRNIAIEHSGYSVFAGVGERTREGNDFYHEMTDSNVIDKVSLVYGQMNEPPGNRLRVALTGLTMAEKFRDEGRDVLLFVDNIYRYTLAGTEVSALLGRMPSAVGYQPTLAEEMGVLQERITSTKTGSITSVQAVYVPADDLTDPSPATTFAHLDATVVLSRQIASLGIYPAVDPLDSTSRQLDPLVVGQEHYDVARGVQSILQRYQELKDIIAILGMDELSEEDKLVVSRARKIQRFLSQPFFVAEVFTGSPGKYVSLKDTIRGFKGIMEGEYDHLPEQAFYMVGSIDEVVEKAKKL, encoded by the coding sequence ATGGCTACTGGAAAGATTATCCAGGTAATCGGCGCCGTGGTGGACGTCGAGTTCCCGCAAGATGCCGTACCGAAGGTGTACGATGCGCTTGAGGTAGAGAACGGCGCTGAAAAACTGGTGCTGGAAGTGCAGCAGCAGTTGGGCGGCGGCATTGTTCGTTGTATCGCAATGGGTTCTTCTGACGGCCTGCGTCGCGGGTTGAACGTGAATAACCTGGACCACCCGATCGAAGTACCGGTAGGTAAAGCAACGCTGGGTCGTATCATGAACGTGTTGGGTGATCCCATCGACATGAAAGGCGACATCGGCGAAGAAGAGCGTTGGGCTATCCACCGTTCAGCTCCGAGCTATGAAGAGCTGTCAAACTCACAGGAACTGCTGGAAACCGGCATCAAGGTTATCGACCTGATGTGTCCGTTTGCCAAGGGCGGTAAAGTGGGTCTGTTCGGTGGTGCGGGCGTAGGTAAAACCGTAAACATGATGGAGCTGATCCGTAACATCGCGATCGAGCACTCCGGTTACTCCGTGTTTGCAGGCGTAGGTGAGCGTACCCGTGAAGGTAACGACTTCTACCACGAAATGACCGACTCCAACGTAATCGATAAAGTATCACTGGTGTATGGCCAGATGAACGAGCCGCCGGGTAACCGTCTGCGCGTAGCATTGACCGGTCTGACCATGGCGGAAAAATTCCGTGATGAAGGCCGTGACGTACTGCTGTTCGTCGATAACATCTACCGTTATACCCTGGCCGGTACGGAAGTATCCGCACTGCTGGGTCGTATGCCTTCTGCGGTAGGTTATCAGCCGACGCTGGCGGAAGAGATGGGCGTTCTGCAAGAACGTATCACCTCAACCAAAACCGGTTCTATCACCTCCGTTCAGGCCGTTTACGTTCCTGCGGATGACTTGACTGACCCGTCACCAGCCACCACCTTTGCTCACTTGGATGCAACCGTGGTACTGAGCCGTCAGATCGCTTCTCTGGGTATCTACCCGGCCGTTGACCCGCTGGACTCCACCAGCCGTCAGTTGGATCCGCTGGTTGTTGGTCAGGAACACTATGATGTTGCTCGTGGCGTGCAGTCTATTCTGCAACGTTACCAGGAACTGAAAGACATCATCGCGATTCTGGGTATGGACGAGCTGTCTGAAGAAGACAAGCTGGTGGTATCCCGTGCGCGTAAGATTCAGCGCTTCCTGTCTCAGCCGTTCTTCGTAGCGGAAGTATTTACCGGTTCTCCGGGCAAATACGTTTCCCTGAAAGACACCATCCGTGGCTTTAAAGGGATTATGGAAGGCGAATACGACCACCTGCCAGAGCAGGCGTTCTACATGGTTGGTTCCATTGACGAAGTCGTGGAAAAAGCCAAGAAACTGTAA
- a CDS encoding F0F1 ATP synthase subunit epsilon, translated as MAMTYHLDVVSAEQQMFSGLVQKIQVTGSEGELGIYPGHAPLLTAIKPGMIRIVKQHGEEEYIYLSGGVLEVQPNIVTVLSDTAIRGQDLDEARALEAKRKAEDHIRNSHGDVDYAQASAELTKAIAKLRVIELTRKAM; from the coding sequence ATGGCTATGACTTACCATCTGGATGTCGTGAGTGCAGAACAGCAAATGTTCTCCGGTCTGGTGCAGAAGATCCAGGTAACGGGGAGCGAAGGCGAACTGGGTATTTATCCGGGACATGCCCCTCTGCTCACTGCCATTAAGCCGGGTATGATTCGTATCGTTAAGCAGCACGGTGAGGAAGAGTATATTTATCTTTCTGGCGGCGTCCTTGAGGTGCAGCCGAATATTGTCACCGTACTGTCTGATACCGCTATCCGCGGGCAGGATCTGGATGAAGCACGTGCGCTGGAAGCAAAACGCAAAGCCGAAGATCATATCCGCAATTCGCATGGCGATGTGGATTATGCTCAGGCTTCCGCAGAGTTGACTAAAGCGATTGCGAAGCTGCGTGTTATCGAGCTGACCAGAAAAGCGATGTAA
- the atpG gene encoding F0F1 ATP synthase subunit gamma has protein sequence MAGAKEIRSKIASVQNTQKITKAMEMVAASKMRKSQDRMAASRPYAETIRNVIGHLALGNLEYKHPYLEERDVKRVGYLVVSTDRGLCGGLNINLFKKLLADMKSWSDKGVETDLALIGSKAVSFFGSVGGNIVAQVTGMGDNPSVSELIGPVKVMLQAYDEGRLDKLYIVSNKFINTMSQEPLVVQVLPLPPSDDSELKKKAWDYLYEPDPKSLLDTLLRRYVESQVYQGVVENLASEQAARMVAMKAATDNGGSLIKELQLVYNKARQASITQELTEIVGGASAV, from the coding sequence ATGGCCGGCGCAAAAGAGATACGTAGTAAGATCGCAAGCGTCCAAAATACGCAGAAGATCACCAAAGCAATGGAAATGGTCGCCGCTTCCAAAATGCGTAAATCGCAGGATCGTATGGCGGCCAGCCGTCCTTATGCGGAAACCATACGCAATGTGATTGGTCACCTTGCGTTAGGAAATCTGGAATATAAACACCCGTACCTGGAAGAACGCGACGTTAAGCGCGTTGGGTATCTGGTGGTGTCTACTGACCGTGGCCTGTGCGGTGGTTTGAACATTAACCTGTTCAAGAAACTGCTGGCTGATATGAAATCCTGGAGCGACAAAGGCGTTGAAACTGATTTAGCGCTGATTGGTTCCAAAGCGGTCTCTTTCTTCGGTTCGGTAGGCGGAAACATTGTTGCTCAGGTTACCGGTATGGGGGATAACCCTTCCGTATCAGAATTGATCGGCCCGGTTAAAGTTATGCTGCAAGCCTACGACGAAGGTCGTTTAGACAAGCTGTATATCGTCAGCAACAAGTTTATTAATACCATGTCTCAGGAACCGCTTGTTGTTCAAGTGTTACCGTTACCGCCTTCGGATGACAGTGAGTTGAAGAAGAAAGCCTGGGATTACCTGTATGAACCCGATCCTAAGTCGCTGCTGGATACCCTGCTGCGCCGTTATGTGGAATCTCAGGTTTATCAGGGCGTCGTAGAAAATCTGGCTAGTGAGCAGGCCGCGCGAATGGTTGCGATGAAAGCCGCGACTGATAACGGCGGTAGCCTGATCAAAGAGCTGCAGTTGGTATACAACAAAGCTCGTCAGGCCAGCATCACCCAGGAACTCACCGAAATCGTCGGGGGAGCCTCCGCGGTTTAA